TACAAAACACTGAAGAGAAAgatgtttctgaaaaattatttcttttctggttttaggAGCTCATGACTTCAGATCTTCTTACACTTTTCTGTACTTAAACATCCAGagatcttttttcttcatttaaacaACAGCCAGGGTAGCCTGTGCATTAAGagaagaagcaaaaccaaacataaCAAGACAAATATacacacatgcatgcacacacacaatcCCCCTTCTTTAgactgaggaaataaaaatcacatttccatTTCCCAAAAACTTCCCCACGTACAAGCCttgaagagaggaagaaaaaagtaaagcCTCTCACTCTTGTTGTAACTATGACTCAATGTTGAAAAAGATTTGAGATTTGTAATCTTGGTTTAAGATTTGTAATCTTTATGCAGAGAGTTAAACATGATTTCATAGCTCAAGGATGGAGCCACTTAcctgctgggggaaggaggaagggaagcaaTCTGGATTCTGGCTGCTGCTTCAAGCACTATTTATGCATGTTACTCAATTACAAATGCAAAATGTGTAGGCAGCCCCTGAGGCAATTAGCCAGGACTTCATCTTTAGAAGGAGCACTATTAGGGTTGCAAATTATGCTCTCTCGATGAATCTTGCTTCCTGTCCAATACAGAAGTATGGCTTCAGCAGGCATGACAGACACTTCTCCAGCTTGAGCTTCACCTTGTGTTAGTGCTGGATGCACTCTTGGGAGATGTGGCAGTGAACCTGCATCTCCCAATTAAAGAACAAGCGCCTTATCTACAAGTACGATATTATGTAAAATGTTGGCTATTGTGCTTCCACAACCTCTGGACATGTTTCTGGGAGAAAGTCTCTGGGGCTGTTGTGATTTATGATGAGGCTGGTCTATGGTAGGCATGCTCAGAAGATGCTTACTTCAGAAGCCTCTCAGAATATGCCACACCTGTACATCACAATCAGGCTTTGATGCAAGGTAGGTTTCAAGATTTTCAGCTGTACAGAAATAGCAGTAGCAATGAGAGATGCAGTTTCAgaacttttaaataattttatcagcAAAAACCTGATGTCAGTTTTTGTGGCCATTTAGCATACATGTACTTGTGTAAATATATCTTATtggaatttttgtttatttttcgAATTTGTCCATTGGTGGTgttctcaaaattattttgtgaacCAGCAGCAGGACATAAAACTACAACCCAGAAATCCTGCTCTGCTACAGTCTCTCTTTAAGacatgtaaatatatttacaattaaaaccaatattttaatgttgttgttttgttggaaATGAAGTAGCTGGCACCTAACTGAATATAGGAAAAATCTTCTCTCATAGTCAATCTATCTATTAAACAGGTTGTTTCTCTGTTGTTGACATGTATTTATTAGTTCCTTGAGTGGTTTTCCAATAGATTCTTTTTCCATATCTTTGTTCTCCTGGCCCCtgttctcttttattttggGTTCTATTCCCTCAGGAGACCAAAATCCTTCTCCCTTTACTCTACCCACCATGTACTTCCTTCCAAAGAGACTATTTGTCTAAATGAGGTAACAGGAGGTAACATGAGGTAAcagaaggagaaatattttggtATTACTGTGAATACAATATTATAAATTCATGTTTGTAGTTTTTATATATTCAGAAATGAATAAATTATGTTTGCTTTGGGTAATGCTAAACAATCAATTACAAACTAGAATTTTATATACAGTAGAAAATATACAGAAGACTATAACAGGAAattcttcaaatatttgtatttaaactAAAAGGGTAAATAACTTCACTCAGACCTCAGTTCAGAAAAGTACTTAAATATCATTGAATAAGATGCATAAGTAAATTGTTATGTTTCATGTAATATGATAGAGAAATTTTTGTTAAGTAGGGCCTTATTTGTGATAACAACATGACCAGGTAGCACTGAACAGGATTTTGGTTCCTGCTGTGCTTATGCAGGTTACCTTTCCTCAATTCACTGTTGTAGTAGCCAGTCTCAAACAGTGTCCAGTCTTAATATAGGTTGACCAAAAAGAACTTCTGAATTAAGCTTCCTCttgggagaaaaataatttccaagtgATAGTGTGCTCTCAgatttgtttgatttcttttttttttttctttgctatttatTACACATCTTGAATATAAGCAAGTAGatcctgctttgcttttttcctatTGATCATCTAAATGGATAGATGaccaataaataaaaatggcagATGACCAATGGACAAAAATCCAAATGCATATTCAAATTCTCCTAGAAATATCAAAGTAAAAGATGCCTAAAAAAGAGTGAGGCAGCAAAGGGAAGAGATGCCATCCAAAGGGATCTGGATGGGCTTGAGAGGTGGGACCATGCAAGCCTCAGGGAGTCcagcaaggccaagtgcaaggtcctacACCTGCATTGGGGCAGTCCCAGACACAcccacaggctgggcagagaagtgactgagagcagccctgtggggaAGGACTTGGGGGTAGTGGCTGATGAAAAACTCACCATGAGCCTGCAGTGAATGCTCCCTTTGGTCAGCAGATTGAGAGAGGGGTTCTCTAcccctctgctccactctgctgagaccccactggagcactgcatccagccctggggtccTCAATACAAGAGGGACATGGAACTGCTAGAGCAAGTCCAGTGGAGGGTCATGAGGTTTGTAAGATGACTGGAGCATATCTCCTATGAAAACCGGCTGAAAAAGTGGGGGCTGTTCAGCCTAGAAAAGAGAAGGTTGTGAGGCCTGAGAAGGTTGTGAGGCCTCTTCTTCAGGTCTGTCAGGCCTGAAGAAGAGAGACCTCACAGGTGCCTTCCAGGATCTGAAGGGGCCTacaggggagctggggagggattCTCTGACACGAACTGGAGTGACAGGGCAAAGAGGAATGAGTACAtactgaaagaggggaaattgaGACTAggtgttaggaagaaattctttactgtgagggttgTGGAATACTGGAACAGTTGCCCAAAGAAGCCATGGATGCCaaatccctggcagtgttcaaggccaggttggatggggcactgagcagcctggtctagttAAAGATGTCCCTGACCATGGTAGGGGCATTGAAACTAGACAGTCTTAAGGTCTGTTCTAACCCAAAACATTTTGTGGTTCTATGAAATTACAGACTTCTTGTTGAGAGGAttgagagtggaaaaaaaatgaccaATCTCTTCTCCTCTATCACTGCATTTAAACAGTAATGAACTTGAGACATTGTCCATATCTGAAAAAAGGGTTTCTTATATCAATGTGAGCTGAGAGCTTTGGCCTTAAGTGGTGTCGCATGATGCAAAAGAATCCAGAGAACCAAAACCATTCAGAACAAAGGACTGAGGACTGCCTCTAGGGaaaattccactttttattttttttcactcatcatttatttacaaatacaCATTATAACTTTTATATACATTGCACATTTACATGGTAGAAAAGTACAAAActatatatttaaatgaatttatatTTAACTCGCCatgtttgaaaatataaaattgcatcagaaaaaaagtattatgaAAAGCAAGAAACTTGAACTGATAAAGCTTTGATATAACTTTTAGCCACACACTGATTGGATACGAAAATTTTGAAAGCGGTCAGTACTGCAAGACCATCTTAAAGGAAACACCTGATAAAACACTTATGCATatgacaaaaaattaaaacaataaaaataaaatgaaacctTTATTCTTATTACAGTTAGGCCTGTAGATGTTATTGAACTTCACAATCCAATTTCTTTGGGTTCAAAATTTGTATAGTACAGTATAAACTCTCGATACAGAAATCATTTCAGTACACCATGTGATGAGAAGTAGAGAAAATGAAGTGCAAGAAGTTTCCTTAAAGATTGCCTCACTGCACCTTGACAGTATACTTTAGTCAGTTATAATGCTTTTTGGTCAGTCAAGATTCCTTGTAAACAAAAACACAGGGATCTTTTGTGTACAGAACCggcaaaaagaaaatccaatAAATAAACATAATAGAAACTGACATGCAAGTTTGTTAAAGTGGAAAAGAGTTAACATCAGTGACACAAAGAGGTGAGATCATGTGGGTAGGCTCTAAGGAATGGACTTTTATAgtttacaagaaaaaagaaaagctttactTTACAAGCAAGAGACCTCACAATAAATAACACTGCTCTTCCCGTAACGAATAAATTTCTTCAAAAAACAAGGTGTACGGTCAACCAGACATTTTATGTATAAATTATAAAACATGACACAGTATAAATAAATGTCTACGAGACTCAACTATAtgtatacttttttttctccccaaaataaaTAAGCATACACTTATTTACAGTACGGACATTGATTTTGTGCCCAATGGCTGTTTCAATAGTAATAGAGGTTTTACCACTCTAGAATGGAAGATATAGGAAAGCTGTAGTCCTGgtcttcatcttcctcttcatcctctgGGTCTTCATTAATTGCTAGATGGGGGAATACAGGGGAGCTGTTGTTTAAATTAGGACAACAACAGCGCAGAAGCAGCTCAGTGCATGTTTTGAAAGCCCTCTGAACAGCCATAATACAGCGTTGCATTTTATGCGACTTGTAGTGAGATGCTCTTTGGCATCTGCTGTTATGCAGTAAGGTTTTTTACACATAATCTATGAAGTCATAACTGCAGAAAGTTCTGAAGAATCAATGGCTCAGGTTTTATTGGCAGATTCctgaaatcaaataaaaagcGCTCTGGTGTTTTAGTTTAATTGCTTTGTGTCCTTCATTCAGAGTTAGTAGAGGCAACTGTGCTAAACCAGGTGCCACGTACTACCTTTAAACTTGTTCTTTTGGACCGAGTTAAGAGTTTATCCAGGTGTTAATAAAGCAATCAGCAAAGCACACGAGAGCAGACAAAGTACAAAAAAAGTCACTAGAATTACACTCCTCGGGCAACCCCTTTCTGATAGAATGGCTTGTCCTTGGAACATCCCCAAAAACTCCAACTTGAAGGCCAGCTCGTTGTTGGAGATCTATTGCATTTTATCAGCAACCAAAGTGTGTGCATGAAAGATAGATACTTATATTCTACTGTACCTTGAATCAATAAATCAAtcttttttatgtttaaagGTGTAAGTCTTCATTACCTAGGTATCGCCTTCAGAAGCCTTAAGTGTCTGCAGAGTTAAAAATCTCACTTACAGTTGCAAGATCCAGAGTGCTTAACTTCTAGAAGCACACCCATGGAGCAAGCTGCCTCTTTCATGGCACACTCGCTTGGGTAAGTTGTGTTATCACTGGCACACACTGCTTCTTCTGACTTGCTTTCAGGGCATAGCTCATCACAGAGGGCGCACCGACCTCTGCCAACTTTAAAATCCCACAAGCATTTCTTCCCAGCACTGCATTGAATGTCTTCACAGGATTTGGCTTCTAAAAACATACACAGAATACTAGAGGTAAGTgagaagacaaagcaaaaagcaaagcaaagacaagcaacccccaaaacctcccttTCCCCTGTGAACTGTGAAGAGAGAAAGCTCAGATATAGTAGATGTGATGATACTTGCTGATTTTGCTCAAGCAAGCATTCCCTTGGACAACAGTGCCTGTCTATATGTGGGGGAAGAAAGACAGCTGTGCCAGCAAAGCTTGGCCCTGGGAATACAGGATTACATTTGCCTATTGTACATGACTTTCCTGCTCCATTTCACGTCAGTGGAAATTTGGCTCCCCAAATTAGCGGTAAATGCAGGATTTGTCAACAGGTCCAGCATTTCTAAATCTATTACTTTTAAACTAACCCACAGACAGCAGTTGTCTACAAGATTTGAAAGGGAATTCACCTCAACCTACGCCAACTAAAAGCAACCTGAGACTCCCCCAAATTCGCCCAGCAGTTTtggggagcagaggctgccCTGCAGGTGCTTCTTCATAATACACTGCACTATCAATCCTTTCTGGAATCATTTCCAACACAGAATGTCAAGttgcacagaaattatttgcctATCTTCACCCACCCACTGTCTCCAAAGCCCACAATTATTTCTAAAGAAGAAGAAGTGATCAgatgttttaaattaagttaACATAGTCTTTGCTAAGACCACTTGAAGACAATTGTTTCCAGGAATACAGACCCACTGAATATTGTGACCTTATTACATTGTAACCATGTCATCATCTATTTCAGGGAGGCTATTTCTCCATTGGATACTAAtggcagcacccacagccacagccagatCAGGCCCTCTTCTCCCTCATGCCTACTGTAATCTTTTCCAGGGCTAAGTTCACCTGGCTCTCCTCTTCTGGGAGGGAAGCACTAACCCAAGCTGCTGAAGtctcttttcctccccagcACTAACCACATCCGTCCAGTTACACACACTGGGTACTTTGAAACAGGTGATGGAGGAAGCCCCCCCCCTGCACTCAGTCTCCTCCAAAGATACTTACTGACGCATTTTCCTTCATAGGCTAATCCAATGGATCTTCCCAGGAGGCAAGTAGCTTTCCTCAGGTGGCAGGCACTGGCATAAGTTATGCCATCATTCCCGCAGAGATACTGTTCAGGGGAGGTAGGCTCTGGACAAATTCGGTTACACGTCACACAGTAGGCATTGTTGGTTTGGTCAACCACACAtgtggagctgcctgggcaTAAGACATCCCTGCAGGTTTCTGAAATACAGACAGAAACACAGTGATTAGTAGAAGATACTAGGATCCCAGTGATGAGTGTATAGGTGACAACAAGAACAAATAACCATATAAAAGCCTTCAGCAGCTCTCCTCCTTTAAGGGCTACTGGAGGATGCATTCATATCTCAGGGTAGCTGTGTGAACACAAGTGCTGCCAGACTATGGGGAGCTCTTGGTTCAGCTACATCCTTGTCTGCTGAGCATGGTCTAGTTACTCTCTCTCAACCTGGTTCCTATGAAGAAGTACACCCAACATTTCCTCCCTACTCTCAGACAGACACTCTTTGGCATTTGAGGGAGACTGGATTAGATTTGCAAACCTACTTTTGCATTTGCCCTGATACTGGACTTCAAGTTCCGGCTGTTCTTTACATCTGGCTTTGAGAAGGGCGCACTCGTTCCTGTAGGTTTTCCCATCTAAGCCACACACGGGGCCCTTCCAAGTGATATTAGAGCAATCCGGAGCACAAACACACCGAGGTTTGTTCTTCTTgttcattttacatttcttccCGGGTCCACAGTCCACATTCTCGCATGTTTCTGATGGAAGGAAAGAGGCACCACTTTAATACCAAGTGTGCAGAAGAGACCTGGTGTCAAAactgcttaaagaaaaaaagataccGTGAAcccagagcacagagcaaaaACACCATTCCCTCCCGTTCCAGGACACGCCGCTCGAGGTAAATTCCCTCCACTAGTGAAGGCAGGGGGGGAGAGACCCTCTCTCCCCCCCTCCTCGTGATGTGCAAGGCGGCGGGTAGAAATGGGGTTCCCCCCCGCGATCTCGGGGCTGGTACGAGACGTCCCTCAAAACCCCGAAGGAAGCAAGAGGACAGGGCTGCCCCCCTCTaactccctccctgctcctcctccccttgCCGAAGCCGCtcctcagcaggcagcagctcgCCAGCACCCCCTCACCTTTGCACGGGATGCAGTTTGGGGCTCCCCCATTAAAAATCATCCACTTGAAAAGCGTGTTGTCGTTGACGTCCTCCGCCGTCCACGACGTGGTCAGGCGGCCGCTCTTGCAGCACTCCTCCTTGCTGAGGTCGGTTTTGTAGAGGACCTGGCAGCGCCCGTTCCGCGCCTGCCGGAGCCAGCAGTTCCCAGCTGTGGGGCGAGGGGCGGGGGGGACACCCAGACGGATCAGTGGCGGCCACCAGTGACCCAGACACAGCACGTGCGCCTTGCCGTGACTTTTACTAGACTGCTTCCTTTTATTTGTCCCGTTTCATAACCCGCAGCTACTACGGCCCATTTGGAAGCgcagtttaaaaaacaaacaaaccctcccccccaccaaaacccaaccaaacaaaaaaatcttccccaaaaccacaaaagaactaaaaaacccaaagcaagaaaacaaaacaaaatccaaaacaaaacaaaacagaatgaaagaaagagaagaccCAACCAAAACAGCGAGAGTTTTTGGAGGTATTTATTCCATATGTAGAGCAGAAGGAGCACTGCCGACACGTGACAGAGCCTTGAAAAAGATGTGCAtttaaaagggaataaaaagaaaatcgCGCTTGcaaattccttcctcctccccctgccctctcctcctCACCGCGGCTGCACAGCAGCATTGTTTTAGTGCCGCACAGTTTCACTCCCAGCCCATTTTGCAATCTGCACGAATTGGGAACATTTGCTGTTAGCGAAGTCTTTCGAAATCGCCACATTTTACTGTTTCTATTAACAAATGTCTCCTTCACTAAAATAATTcagcagagttaaaaaaaaaaaaaaagtgagcaaaGTACATAAAATACAAGGACACTTGTAGTAGGAGGTCCCCATAGAGTTTTAAAAATCGATCAAGCTGGAAAAGTTATAGGTGCCATCTCTCCTGCAAGCATTTCAGAGGAAAGTACACTGTCTTTGCACGGGATAGAGTGGGTTTTcttggggttattttttgtcttttttttcccccctctagTAACCCTGTTATTTGTGGAGTCAAGCCAAGAACATTAGTCCAAGCAACTCCCCCTTTTTTTAGCTGAAGCATTTTAGTTGAGATGAGTCTCTCGTGAATAACCAATGTGACTTCTCCAGCAACTCAATACCAATTGATTCTCCTGCTAATCCAGCCAAGGCTCGATCCTTCCTCCTTACTCCCATGGGAATGTACCGCACCGAGGGGTCAGGATCGGCCAGCGGAGATGTTGCTGGGCGCGGGGGAAgacaccccccccaaaaaaatcattGAACAAACAATGcccttatttaaaaaaaaaaaaaaaaaagttttatgtCTTACAGTTGCCTACGTTAGATTAATCATGGGtactggggaaggaaaaaagaaaagaaagaattataaAAGAAGCAATGGCAAGACGTCCAGGCTGTGGCTGGAACATGGTCAAGAATAGGGGAAAAGCCCCCAAACTAAAGATCAATATTCCCTTGTGTCGAAAGAGGGCTCTTAAGAGTTGTCAATATCAGGGTCGGGTTTGTTTTGTTCGcacgaggaaaaaaaaaaaaaaaaaaaaccaccaacttACTTAAGCATACTCTTCAGTAGTGCAGGAGAATTTACAACGCTAATATTTACTCAGAcacacactcaaaaaaaaaaaaaaaaaaagagtagggaggaggagaaaatccCAATATTAAAGTCAGTAAAATGACCACTTATTGGTTTCTAAAAATGTCCGGCAGTAATCGTGGGGTTCTCCATCACCACTCTCCTTCAGTCAGTCAGGAGAGATAAAAATATGAACTAAATTACCAACAAACTTTGTGCATTCATTCGGGAGCCGAGACTGGGAAAGTTCCCTCACGATGCTGCTCTTCATTCACGCTgcataacaacaacaaaaaacaagaaacatcCTATCTGTCCTCTGTGCCTTTGCGGAGCAGTGCGAAGATCCGATCAAAAAGGGATCTAAATGACACCTCTGCACCTCGCTACAAAGCCCACAGTTAACTTCTGTTCTGTTGAACCTTGGAGAGAGGCGTTTAACACCGCAAGCAAACTAAACCGTgcccaaaatacagaaaacattagtaataataaagaaatatatctGCGAATAAATAGTCTGGTCTTACCCTGCACTGTGTGATCTTCCATGAAGTAGCACAGAAACATCAGGATTAAGAGCATGCCCGGGTGGATTCTCTGATTTAACATCCTCAGTATAGCAGGGAGTGAGAAAGACGCAGAGACAGCGTGAGGGGGAGTAGGGAGAGGGAGCGAGCGCTAGCCAGCCTGCTTATGATCGCTCTATTGAATGAACGTCAGGCTCTGAATGCAGTCTCTCTTTAAATCTATACGGGGGTCCTAGCTGTCTGCGGTGGGCGGTCTCctaatgtgtgtgtgtgtctgctcGGGGGTGGGGAGATTTAAAAAGTTCAGTTTGAATCAGGTGACATTTTCCACCTTCTGGAAACCCTCTCCAATTATCCGCTCTAGGTGCACGCACACACAGGCGCACACCCGCGCAGCCCTGACCGGCGGAGCCGCCAgcgggagcagccccggccccggccccggccccggctccaGCCCCCGCTGCGGAGCCGCCACGGCCGCGCAAGCGCCACGGGGGGCTGGAGACACGCGGGGGGTCGCGGCCGCCCCAGGGGCGCCCTGGCCCCTCCGgcgggctgggggtgctgccggggcgcggagcggagccCACCCGCCCGGAGTCGGCTCCGCGGGCATGGTCCCCACGCGAGGTGGCTGCGGGGGATACATCCCACTCCCCGCACCTCCGGCGGACGGGAGGACAGATCGCTCGGCCCAAAGAAGCCCCAAACCCCGATCGACCAGCCCCAAacatgaaaaaaccccaaacccaaacccccgGCCAAAAGTTTAATACCTAGGGCCGTTCCCGGGTGATAGGCTTTTCACTGGGAGAGCCCGGGAGGACGAGACGGGAACGGGGGCGACGTAGGCGGTCtcctttcagaaacagaaagattGCAACATCGATAATGAACTTCTAGGGCACTAGTTTATTAAGCACAGTCTGGCATTATTCTCCCCTTGGAAAAGTTGGCGGTCTCtcatttataacattttttgGCACCGCTGAATGAAACTGAGTAGGCGATATTTCCTTTTATACAAAACGATTACTTAACGGAAAATGGTATTGTTTATTCAAAAGCTGCCTTTTAAATTTCGATTCTTTCGCTTTTCTGAGCCACCAAAGCACAACAGACTGCGAAGTATGCAGACAGGAATGCCCGGACAGTGCCGGGTCAGGGGCCGGTGCGCCGCGGCCGCCCGCGCCCTCCGCCCGGCCCTCCCCACACCCCTCctccccgctcccgccccccGCCACCCCCTCCCGactgccccctccccacaacTGCAAATAACTCAGtgataacagatttttttccaccaaCTGCAGGAGATAGTGCTAATCTTTTAATAAAAGATCCCATTACAATGGGATCTGTCTGGACAGACTATAATAGATCCAGAAATACAGCCGTGCTAATATTAGAAGACAGTTGTTTGGGTGCCTCAGGCCGGGCCCTGGTCCCGCTTTGAAAGTGGGCATGAATCACAATGTCCCTCGGTACCACCTGCGGTCACACGCATTAAGGACCAGACTGGTAAATGATTGACCTCGCTGcggtttttttggttgttg
This sequence is a window from Vidua chalybeata isolate OUT-0048 chromosome Z, bVidCha1 merged haplotype, whole genome shotgun sequence. Protein-coding genes within it:
- the FST gene encoding follistatin, with the protein product MLNQRIHPGMLLILMFLCYFMEDHTVQAGNCWLRQARNGRCQVLYKTDLSKEECCKSGRLTTSWTAEDVNDNTLFKWMIFNGGAPNCIPCKETCENVDCGPGKKCKMNKKNKPRCVCAPDCSNITWKGPVCGLDGKTYRNECALLKARCKEQPELEVQYQGKCKKTCRDVLCPGSSTCVVDQTNNAYCVTCNRICPEPTSPEQYLCGNDGITYASACHLRKATCLLGRSIGLAYEGKCVKAKSCEDIQCSAGKKCLWDFKVGRGRCALCDELCPESKSEEAVCASDNTTYPSECAMKEAACSMGVLLEVKHSGSCNSINEDPEDEEEDEDQDYSFPISSILEW